The Leptospira paudalimensis region TTTACTCTTTGTCTTCTCATCCAAATGACAAGTATTTACAAATCACTGTTAAACGCCAAAAGGGTGGTTTGGTATCAAACTTTCTGAATCAAAATACCAAAAAGGGAGATATTTTAGAATTAGGAGAGGCTTCCGGTGAATTTGTTCTCTCCAAAGTAATCCCAAAAGAATTACTTTTATTAGCAGGCGGAAGTGGAATCACTCCAATCCATTCAATTTTAAGAGACTTACAGGCATTAAACTATAACGGCAAAGTGACACTATTGTATTTTGTTCGTTCGGTAGACGATATCATACTAAAATCATCAATTGATTTGTTAGAAAATAACAATCAATGGTTAACCGTACAATACATTCTATCTGATGTTCCGAAAGAAGGTTATGCTTCTGGTTTTTTAACAAAAGAAATTTTGGATCAGTATGTTCCGAATCTAAAGTCGACTTCAGTATATGTATGTGGTCCATCACCAATGCAAACAAAGGCACTTTCCCTATTGGAAGGTTTACCAGTAAAATCCGAACTATTCCTCTTACCTGGTCAAAACCTTACAAATGTGAAAAAAGAGGGTACTGTAGATGTATACTTGTCTCTTAGTCACAAAACCATTCAAGTGAAAGGTGAACGTTCCATTCTTGATGAACTAGAAGAACAAGGAATTTATCCTCAAAGTGGATGTCGTATGGGGATTTGCCATACATGTGTATGTAAAAAACAGGCTGGTGCCGTAACAGATTTATCAAACGGTGAAAAATCACAGTTAGGTGAAGAAAATATTCAAATCTGTGTGTCACGTGCTGAATCCAATTTGGAACTTGAACTTTAAATTAAGACTATTAGGAAAAGAATTTATCATAGGATAATAAAATGAGAACGATTAGCAAAAAATTAAACAAAGAAGAAATAGAAGCATTTGGAAAAGAAGTTGATTCACTTCGAGAAGAAGTGATGGCAAAAGTAGGAAAGGAAGATGCAGATCATATCCGATTTATCTATAAAACATACAGATACACTGAAGTTTTAGGAAGAGGATTGATTCACTTTAGTTTCGAACCAATTTCCTTTGTGGCTGGAACATTGTTGTTATCAATTTCCAAAATCATCAATAATATGGAGTTAGGTCATAACGTTCTCCATGGACAATATGATTGGATGAACGATCCAAAGTTTAATTCCAGAACCTTTGAATGGGATATCGTTTGTAATGCGCACCAATGGAAGTTTTACCATAATTACATGCACCATACTTATACCAATGTTTTGAACAAAGATCATGACTATGGGTATAATTTTACAAGACTAACAGAAGGTCAAAAGTGGAAACCGGTCCACCTAACACAACCTTTTACAAATTTATTCTTAGCTTTAAATTTTCAATGGGGAATTGGCGCTCATGGTTACCGAGTTGAATACTTAGAAACTCCTAAGAAGTTAAGAAAGAAAAAAACATTGAAAGATTACAAAGCAGTTTTCTTTAAAAAAATTGAAGTTCAAATGTTGAAAGATTACATTCTGTTCCCTGCACTTGCTGGTTTAAATTTCCCGAAAGTTATTTTAGGAAATTTAATAGCAAACTTAATCCGTAACCTTTGGACTTACGCTGTGATTTTTTGCGGACATTTTACTGAAAACGCAGAATCCTTTACAACTGAAGAAATAGCAGGTGAAACAAAAGCACAATGGTATTTGAGACAATTGAAAGGTTCTTCTAATCTTGATGGAAATAAATTGTTTTATACAATGACAGGTCATTTGAGCCATCAAATCGAACACCATATGTTTCCTGATATGCCAGCAAAACGATATCGTGAAGTTGCACCAAAATTAAAAGAGATTTGTGCAAAGTATGGACAACACTATAATACTGGAAGTTTTGTGAAACAATTTGGCTCTGTATGGAAACGGATCATTGCTTATTCATTCCCTGATCACATTGCAAATAAAGTAATGGGAAAACGTAAGAAGTATTTAGAACCTTCCATTGTTTTAAGCCAACCAAGTTTCCAAGTTTCTCTTCCGACTGAAGAGAAAACAGTATCACTCACTTAATCTGAATAATCTTTTGGTCTTCCTCCCCGTCGCAATGGAGGAAGACCTTCCCTTTCCTTTCTCGTGGGTCCTCTATCATGGAGGGCCCTTTTTTTTATGCGGATTTTAATTTGATATGGTTAGATGTAAGAATCGCATAACTGTCTTTATGGAATTCTTTGCACCATTTTGTCCGAAGGTCTTTTCTAGATTTGGATTTGTTTTTACTTCGTTCCATAAGGTATCCGATCACCATTCGAGCAGCTGATTCGACTACTTCAAAACTATATGCTTCTTTTGTTCCTTGGTCTTGGATTAATTTAAAATTATCAACAATCGATTCAAAAAGATTCCGTATCTCAGTGAGTGCATTGTTTCCTTCTGAACCTTTTGCTAAATGATCTAAATAAGCACGAAACGTTCCAGTTCCACTCATCCCAGAAGTAATTCCACCAATTGCTGCATTGACTTGGATTTGTGTAGTTCCGTCGTATATATTTGTTATTCTTGCATCGCGATACAATCGAGAAAGATCATAATCTTCGGTGTATCCTGCTCCACCTAATACTTGTAATCCGTCATATACTAAGTCATTACACATTTCCGAGTTATAATACTTAGAGATTGGTGTGAGTGTATTGGCAACTTTCTCCCAAAACTTAGCAGTTTTACTTTCTTCTGGTGAAACTTCTCGGCCATCTTCATACCAATAGTATTTATCAACAGAATAGGCAGCCTCCACCATGAGACAACGCATTCCAGCAAGTTCTCTCTCCATACGATCTAACAATCTTTTTACTGCTGGGATTTCATAAATTGCCTTTCCAAATTGAATTCGTTCGTTAGCATATTTAAATGCTTCTTCAAATGCTGCTGTTACAATTCCTGTTCCTTGAGAAGAGACACTGAGTCGAGCTCCGTTTAACATTCCCATCACATATTTAACAAGACCAAATCCTTCTTTCCCAACCAAATGGCCTTTGCTATTTTCAAATACAGTTTCGCATGTTGCGGATGCTTTGATCCCTAATTTTTTTTCGATCCCTTGGATTTGGTAATCTTTGTTTTCAACAATAAAAAAAGACAAACCCCTTGCTCCACTTTCTTGGGTACCTGTTCTTGCCAGTGTCAGTGTAATTCCTGGACTTCCATTGATACCACATGCAACAGTTTGAAAACGTTTGGTTCCATTGAGTAACCACTCTTCACCTTTTTTTACTGCCTTTGTTGTGATATTCGGTAAGTCGGATCCAAAGTCAGGTTCAGACAAACCCATAGTGACTGTATAATTACCTGAAATGAGTTTTGGAATCCATTCTTGTTTCATTTCTTCTGATGCACATACTTCTAAGATTGCCGCAAGTCCCATACTACCAACTGCAATGGTGATGGAACTATCAGATCGGTACATGATCTCTGCGATCATCGCTTTGATGATACTTGGTACTCCAAGTCCACCATATTTACGTTTAAAAGCGGCCGGTCCAAGTCCAGCATCATGATACATTTGGATGACATCAACCATCTCCTTCGGATGGATCACATCTCCATTTTCAAATTTTAATCCTTTTGCATCAACTGTAGAGGCAACTTGTGAAACATACATCCCACTAATTTCACCACAAGACTTGAGTATCTCTTCATAATAAGCGATTGCTTCTTCGACCGATGTCGGAGCCATTTCTAATCTGGCATTATTTGTTGTTTCATAAAGTTTCGCATCGGAGAACTGATTTTCGTAAATGGGTACAATTTCATTCCAATCAATTAAATCATAGAAATGTTCTTTTAAGTCTTCGTTACTTTGGAAGTAATTATTTTGGATCATATTTTGTCCTCAGGTCAAAAAGATAAAACGAAGCAAGGTCTTGCGATAAAAAAAATCCAACTAACAAAAAAATATCATTTTTGTACAATTTGTGAACCGGTCGGTTCTCTTAGAAATTGAAAAAGTAGACCAATTGGTTTATTTTAGAATCTTGTAAGCGGCGAAAATTTAATAAAATTATCCATAAAACAAGGTAAAATTTCTACTTTCATCACCTCAGATTCTATCTAAGAATGGAAAAGTTGATCTTTGGATTCTAAACCATTTCAAGGATCAAAAGGAGATTTATGAAACTGTTCCTTTCCCTATTAGCAATGATGTTTGCATTCCAGTGTAGTTCACTACCGACTTCTGAACTGCCAGTCAAATCAACTGTCACTTTGAGTCCGTTGGAATATAAATTGGATGGTAAAACATACGAAGGTTTTATGGCTGTTGATTCAAGTATCACTGGCAAACGACCAGGAATTCTTGTGATTCACGAGTGGTGGGGTGTGAATGAGTATCCAAAACAAAGAGCAAAACAATTAGCAGATTTAGGTTATGTTGCTTTTGTTATGGATGTATATGGAAAAGGGATTCTCGCAAAAGACCATGTGGAAGCGGGAAAACTTTCAAGTGCAAATGGTGATCCTAAAATTCTCCTAAAAAAAATCTACAAAGCCATTGAAATTTTGAAATCAAATCCAAATGTTGATACTACAAAAATTGGTGCGATTGGATATTGTTTTGGTGGAGGCGGTGTCATTGAACTTGCATTAGATGGTGCTGATCTAAAAGGTGGAGTTGTTTCTTTTCATGGAATGTTAGGTAGCAAAAATCTAGCAACAGGTGTTAAAAAAATTAAAAGTAAAGTTTTGGTACACCATGGAGCGGATGATCCTTTTATACCTAAAAATGTTGTTGAAACATTTGTAAAAACAATTACCGAAGCAAAGGCTCCAGTAACGTTTGTTTCACATCCAGGTGCGGTTCATGGTTTCACTAGACCAGGTGCTGAAAAACATGGATTACCTGGCCTAGCTTATAACGAAAAAGCAGATTATGCTTCTTTTGAAAGTATGAAAGACTTTTTCGCAAAAAACTTTAAATAAACAATAGGTAATACAAAGAGGGTTAATGCACTAGCGGTGATTAACCCTCCTATCACGACTGTCGCCAATGGTCTCTGAACTTCGGCACCTGGTGATGTACTAATTGCCATTGGAATAAATCCTATTGAAGCAAGCAGTGCTGTTGTTAAAACAGGGCGAAGCCTAGAGATTGCTGCTTCTTTGATTGCATCTTCTAATTTTTTTCCATGATGTTCTAATGATTTGATAAAACTAATTAAAACCAAACCATTTAAGACTGCGATACCGAACAGAGCAATGAAACCAACGCCTGCAGAAATACTAAATGGTAAATTTCTTAAATACAATGCCAAAATGCCACCTGTGATAGCGAATGGAACATTGAGAAAAATGATAAACGCAGACATAACTTCATTAAAAGCAAAGTATAAAATCAAAAATATTATCAAAAGAGTGATTGGAACTACAACTAACAAAGTATTGGTTGCCGATTCGAATTTTTCAAATTCTCCACCTAAAGTAAAATGATAACCCGCAGGAAATTTGATTTTATCAGCTAAGACATTTTTTACTTTTCCAACAGTTGAAACCATGTCACTCCCTCTGATATTAAATTGAACTAATGCGTAACGGTTTTGGTTTTGATGGTAAATTTGAACCGGCCCATCCTCAATTTTAATTTCTGCAAGTTCATGAAATGGTGCAAATTGATTCTGACCGACATTTACAGGAGTGTTTCTAATTTGTTCAGGATCAGATTTGATGTCTGTTTTCACTACGATATCAAATCGTTTCATCCCTTCATAAACGATCCCAGCTGGAACACCTGATGAAAATGATTCAGTGATGCGATTGATATCTGTTATATTTAAATTATATCGTGCCAATTTTTCTCGGTTTGGTTTTATCCTGAGATACTCCAATCCATACAATTGTTCGATCCTTAAATCGGCCACACCTTCGATGTTTTTAATATTGGATGAGATTTCTTCTGCAATCGATTTTAGTGTTACCAAATCATCACCAAAAACTTTAATTCCAACATCTGCTCGAATGCCTGCCATGATTTCATTATTTCTCATTTCTATTGGTTGCGATAAACCATAAGCGACTTGTGGTGAAACTCGTTGGATGATCTCTTCTAACTTGTTTTCAATATCTGCTTTGGATTGTTTCCATTCAGATCTTGGTTTCATATCCAAATACATATCTGTTTTTTCTACACCCATTGGTTCAATCGCAAGTTCTGGAGAACCTGTCCTCGATACAATTTCCGTTATTTCAGGTATCTCTTTTAAGATTGCAGATTCAATTTTTGTAGATGAAGCCAATGATTCAGTTAATGTAGTAGAGGGGTATCGACTAATTTCGATGAGTAAATTTCCTTCATCAAGTTTAGGTAAAAATTCTCCACCTAATCGGAAGAAGAGGAGAATAGAGACAATAAAGATACTAATTGTAGAATACATGATCTTGTTTGTATCTTTGAAACAATATTCAAGTTTTGGAATGTACCAGTTTTGAATTTTTTGGAAAAAGGCAGTTTTTGAGTCTTCTTTGATGTCTGAATGTAAAAAGAAAGATGCTAAAACTGGTATAATTGTGAGTGTAAGGATAAAGGAACCAATCAATGCAAATAATACTGTAGTTGCCATTGGTATAAACATTTTACCTTCTGTACCACTGAGTGTTAGAATTGGTATATAAACGATTCCAATGATAATTTCACCATAAATTGTTGCCTTCCTAACTTCAATGGTTGCCTCAAGAATTGTATCTCTTTTTTCGATAGGTGTTAACGATCTTTTAAGTTCCTTTACTTTTAATCCTAATCTTCTATGAGAGTTCTCAATTAGAATGACTGCACCATCCACAATGAGTCCAAAATCAATCGCACCCATCGACATTAAGTTAGCTGGTAAATCGCGGACGAACATTAAAGAAATCGCAATGAGCATTGCCAGGGGAATGACAGAGGCGATTACGAGCCCAGATCGAAAGTCACCTATCATAAGAAACAAAATAATGATGACAAGGAGTGCTCCTTCCGAAAGGTTCCAGACAATAGTTTTTAATGTATTGGAAACCATTATGGAACGATCATAATACGGTTTTATTTTCATTCCTGTCGGTAAGGTTTTTTCAATTTGTGTTATTTTTTCTTTTACCGCTTTTGTTACTTCTAAGGAATTTTCTCCGAGTAACATCAATGTAACGGCTCCCACAACCTCTGAAGTTCCAGAAGAAGTAGCTGCACCTTTTCTTAAACGAGGGCCTTCGACAATTTTTGCAACTGTATTCAAATAGATGGGAAAACCATCCTTCATTTTACCGATTTGTATTTTTTCAAAATCTGTAATTGTTTTTAAAAGCCCATCACTACCAACGATAAGTTGTTCATTTGATTTTTCAATGTATCCACTGCCTGTTGATAGGTTATTGGTTTGGATTGCATTGATAATTTGGTTAAACGAAATTCCTAAAGAAGCAACTTTTAATGGATCAACTATGACCTGGTATTGTTTTGTTTTTCCACCAAAACTGTTCACTTCAACGATTCCTGGAACAGTCTTTAAAGCGGGATTGATATACCAATTTAAATAAGTTGTTAACTCCATTTGACTATGGAATTGGCTTTCGATTGTAAATTGAAATACTTCTCCTAATCCAGTTGTGATTGGTCCAATTACTGGTTTACCATAAATTGCAGGTATGTTTTCGGAAGCTTCTGTTAGTTTTTCACTAACCAACTGCCTACTTTTCCATAAGTCTGTTCCATCAGAAAAAACAGCGGTTACCAAGGAAAATCCGTATCTAGAAACTGATCGAACTTCTGTTAAATTTGGAATTCCTGTGATTGCACGTTCAACAGGTAAGGTTATGTATTGTTCGATTTCTAATGTAGATAAAGAAGGCGATGTTGTAATGATTTGAACTTGTACATTTGTTATATCAGGAACAGCATCAACTTTTAGATGTTTTAGTGAAAAAAAACCACCAAATACCAGTAAGATGGTGGAAAGAATGATTAAAAGTCGATTTTGAAGTGAAAAAGATACAATTTTAGTTAAAAATTCCATTTCATTCACCTCCTCCAAATGTATCTTTGAATAAAATTGCTTTTAATTCAAAGGAACCTTTTGTGACAACCTTGTCTCCTTCTCTGAGTCCAGAGATTACTTCTACCATTTTGTCATTTGTACTACCTGTTGAAACTTCTAACCATTGGTAGGTTTCTGGTTTGGTTTCTATAAATACAAATTTAGAATCTTGGTACGATTGAATTGCTATTTCGGGAATTTGAATTCCTGTCCTTTCGTTCACGCTGAGGATTGCCCTTCCAAACAATCCAATTTTTGCTTTTTTGTTTTGATTTTTAAAAA contains the following coding sequences:
- a CDS encoding acyl-CoA dehydrogenase family protein — translated: MIQNNYFQSNEDLKEHFYDLIDWNEIVPIYENQFSDAKLYETTNNARLEMAPTSVEEAIAYYEEILKSCGEISGMYVSQVASTVDAKGLKFENGDVIHPKEMVDVIQMYHDAGLGPAAFKRKYGGLGVPSIIKAMIAEIMYRSDSSITIAVGSMGLAAILEVCASEEMKQEWIPKLISGNYTVTMGLSEPDFGSDLPNITTKAVKKGEEWLLNGTKRFQTVACGINGSPGITLTLARTGTQESGARGLSFFIVENKDYQIQGIEKKLGIKASATCETVFENSKGHLVGKEGFGLVKYVMGMLNGARLSVSSQGTGIVTAAFEEAFKYANERIQFGKAIYEIPAVKRLLDRMERELAGMRCLMVEAAYSVDKYYWYEDGREVSPEESKTAKFWEKVANTLTPISKYYNSEMCNDLVYDGLQVLGGAGYTEDYDLSRLYRDARITNIYDGTTQIQVNAAIGGITSGMSGTGTFRAYLDHLAKGSEGNNALTEIRNLFESIVDNFKLIQDQGTKEAYSFEVVESAARMVIGYLMERSKNKSKSRKDLRTKWCKEFHKDSYAILTSNHIKLKSA
- a CDS encoding dienelactone hydrolase family protein is translated as MKLFLSLLAMMFAFQCSSLPTSELPVKSTVTLSPLEYKLDGKTYEGFMAVDSSITGKRPGILVIHEWWGVNEYPKQRAKQLADLGYVAFVMDVYGKGILAKDHVEAGKLSSANGDPKILLKKIYKAIEILKSNPNVDTTKIGAIGYCFGGGGVIELALDGADLKGGVVSFHGMLGSKNLATGVKKIKSKVLVHHGADDPFIPKNVVETFVKTITEAKAPVTFVSHPGAVHGFTRPGAEKHGLPGLAYNEKADYASFESMKDFFAKNFK
- a CDS encoding flavin reductase family protein yields the protein MKTFPFIYNQPKEFLNFLQPKEWADFFLGELNPRFSVTTTKAKVIDIKEETADAKTFVLKPNWLWKGFLSGQHVPVTVEIAGRRVTRFYSLSSHPNDKYLQITVKRQKGGLVSNFLNQNTKKGDILELGEASGEFVLSKVIPKELLLLAGGSGITPIHSILRDLQALNYNGKVTLLYFVRSVDDIILKSSIDLLENNNQWLTVQYILSDVPKEGYASGFLTKEILDQYVPNLKSTSVYVCGPSPMQTKALSLLEGLPVKSELFLLPGQNLTNVKKEGTVDVYLSLSHKTIQVKGERSILDELEEQGIYPQSGCRMGICHTCVCKKQAGAVTDLSNGEKSQLGEENIQICVSRAESNLELEL
- a CDS encoding efflux RND transporter permease subunit, yielding MEFLTKIVSFSLQNRLLIILSTILLVFGGFFSLKHLKVDAVPDITNVQVQIITTSPSLSTLEIEQYITLPVERAITGIPNLTEVRSVSRYGFSLVTAVFSDGTDLWKSRQLVSEKLTEASENIPAIYGKPVIGPITTGLGEVFQFTIESQFHSQMELTTYLNWYINPALKTVPGIVEVNSFGGKTKQYQVIVDPLKVASLGISFNQIINAIQTNNLSTGSGYIEKSNEQLIVGSDGLLKTITDFEKIQIGKMKDGFPIYLNTVAKIVEGPRLRKGAATSSGTSEVVGAVTLMLLGENSLEVTKAVKEKITQIEKTLPTGMKIKPYYDRSIMVSNTLKTIVWNLSEGALLVIIILFLMIGDFRSGLVIASVIPLAMLIAISLMFVRDLPANLMSMGAIDFGLIVDGAVILIENSHRRLGLKVKELKRSLTPIEKRDTILEATIEVRKATIYGEIIIGIVYIPILTLSGTEGKMFIPMATTVLFALIGSFILTLTIIPVLASFFLHSDIKEDSKTAFFQKIQNWYIPKLEYCFKDTNKIMYSTISIFIVSILLFFRLGGEFLPKLDEGNLLIEISRYPSTTLTESLASSTKIESAILKEIPEITEIVSRTGSPELAIEPMGVEKTDMYLDMKPRSEWKQSKADIENKLEEIIQRVSPQVAYGLSQPIEMRNNEIMAGIRADVGIKVFGDDLVTLKSIAEEISSNIKNIEGVADLRIEQLYGLEYLRIKPNREKLARYNLNITDINRITESFSSGVPAGIVYEGMKRFDIVVKTDIKSDPEQIRNTPVNVGQNQFAPFHELAEIKIEDGPVQIYHQNQNRYALVQFNIRGSDMVSTVGKVKNVLADKIKFPAGYHFTLGGEFEKFESATNTLLVVVPITLLIIFLILYFAFNEVMSAFIIFLNVPFAITGGILALYLRNLPFSISAGVGFIALFGIAVLNGLVLISFIKSLEHHGKKLEDAIKEAAISRLRPVLTTALLASIGFIPMAISTSPGAEVQRPLATVVIGGLITASALTLFVLPIVYLKFFAKKSFILSKEA
- a CDS encoding fatty acid desaturase family protein encodes the protein MRTISKKLNKEEIEAFGKEVDSLREEVMAKVGKEDADHIRFIYKTYRYTEVLGRGLIHFSFEPISFVAGTLLLSISKIINNMELGHNVLHGQYDWMNDPKFNSRTFEWDIVCNAHQWKFYHNYMHHTYTNVLNKDHDYGYNFTRLTEGQKWKPVHLTQPFTNLFLALNFQWGIGAHGYRVEYLETPKKLRKKKTLKDYKAVFFKKIEVQMLKDYILFPALAGLNFPKVILGNLIANLIRNLWTYAVIFCGHFTENAESFTTEEIAGETKAQWYLRQLKGSSNLDGNKLFYTMTGHLSHQIEHHMFPDMPAKRYREVAPKLKEICAKYGQHYNTGSFVKQFGSVWKRIIAYSFPDHIANKVMGKRKKYLEPSIVLSQPSFQVSLPTEEKTVSLT